A section of the Triticum dicoccoides isolate Atlit2015 ecotype Zavitan chromosome 7A, WEW_v2.0, whole genome shotgun sequence genome encodes:
- the LOC119332186 gene encoding disease resistance protein PIK6-NP-like: MCPSPPTVFDFDVQELDQEEREAKATLRAMDPATAAMGSLLPKLFELLHGEYKLQKGVKKDVQFLEREMRSIDAALRKVAMVPRDKLDDNSKIWANDVRELAYEMEDVVERFMVGVQGFEPAANPDGFKGFVKKVASLFTKGKARHQIADAIKGIKDQVQQVADRRDRYKIDDVEATLLAASTMVDPLDPRLMVQFKDQRELVGIEGPRDELIKRLAGEDGCVSRQQLKILSIFGFGGLGKTTLARAVYDKIQAEFICKAFVSVGQKPNLKNVLVGILLRIDKASCHNVTLLDEVLLIEKLRELLTNKRYLIIIDDIWDMSSWDIIKCVFTDSKCGSRVITTTRIFEVAKEAGDIYKQEPLSPGRSKELFCMRLSIGKSKSPYHESVKISEKILQKCGGIPLAIITIASLLASKPVTDWPGVYDSIGFGNEDNKEVDTTRKILLYSYYDLPYYPRLCLLHLGIYPEDYEIKKDTLIWKWVAEGYVREEPGKGLFEVGERYFNMLIDRSMIQAVERPYHSIIYACRVHDLVLDMIHFLSEDESFVTASNSNMTSPRTTSRRLAINNEIIEQDGSVANMSMKQVRLYSATMCHFSTLPVLSNFKALRVLALEDCTFMGSERSVKPEDSPYHLNYLGRLIHLRYLGFSDRLVGFSLPGISMPLILEVPEEIGDLRFLQVLDLGRTGIKKLPQTVGRLTQLKCLRFGGSSMEVLDCTNLTSLEELQLHLASPDFLKGLAKLKELRKFSLHFEEEHGNMLFKDLMGHVANLQKLQVIMVTCRHRPYPQPWSDYTGSVTLGHLRHLTVNGLLPGLPVWINSSCLPNLCHLYMELTAMKSQDMEILGRFSELITLTVLLYDYMAFPNAMEEGAFPKLRYLELKNFNQPRFVLGAMSSLECFRIIIGLEGTNGWDFHSLVNLPRLEKVDAEILGNTTMGINEDELQAHESLKQAHASLKHAVEIHPNHPALKLQIYHS; encoded by the exons ATGTGCCCATCTCCGCCAACAGTGTTTGACTTTGACGTACAAGAACTAGACCAAGAAGAGAGAGAAGCGAAAGCCACCCTTCGAGCCATGGACCCCGCGACGGCGGCCATGGGCTCCCTCCTCCCCAAGCTGTTCGAGCTCCTCCACGGAGAATACAAGCTGCAGAAGGGCGTGAAGAAAGACGTACAATTTCTCGAGAGGGAGATGAGGAGCATAGACGCCGCCCTCCGCAAAGTGGCCATGGTGCCGCGCGACAAGCTCGACGACAACTCCAAGATCTGGGCCAATGATGTCAGGGAGCTGGCATACGAGATGGAGGATGTGGTTGAGCGCTTCATGGTGGGCGTCCAGGGCTTTGAGCCCGCCGCTAACCCCGACGGCTTCAAAGGGTTCGTGAAGAAGGTGGCCAGCTTGTTCACAAAAGGCAAGGCGCGCCACCAGATCGCCGATGCAATCAAAGGCATCAAGGATCAGGTCCAGCAGGTGGCGGATCGACGCGACCGGTACAAGATTGATGATGTTGAGGCAACTCTACTAGCTGCTTCAACCATGGTTGACCCTCTGGACCCTCGCTTGATGGTTCAGTTCAAAGATCAGAGAGAGCTTGTTGGCATCGAGGGGCCAAGAGACGAGCTAATCAAGAGGCTGGCAGGTGAAGATGGTTGTGTGTCCAGGCAGCAGCTCAAGATCCTCTCGATCTTCGGATTTGGAGGACTTGGCAAGACAACCCTTGCCAGAGCAGTTTACGACAAGATACAAGCAGAATTCATATGTAAGGCTTTTGTTTCGGTCGGTCAGAAGCCTAATCTGAAGAATGTTCTCGTAGGTATTCTCCTCCGAATTGACAAAGCCTCTTGTCACAATGTTACATTGTTAGATGAGGTGCTGCTCATTGAGAAACTCCGAGAACTGCTTACGAACAAGAG GTACCTTATCATAATTGATGATATATGGGATATGAGTTCATGGGATATAATCAAATGTGTTTTTACTGATAGTAAGTGTGGAAGCAGAGTAATCACAACTACTCGTATCTTTGAAGTGGCAAAAGAGGCTGGTGACATTTACAAGCAAGAACCTCTTTCTCCAGGTAGATCGAAGGAATTGTTctgtatgagattgtctattggcaAAAGCAAAAGTCCTTATCATGAATCGGTTAAGATATCTGAGAAGATATTGCAGAAATGTGGTGGCATACCGCTAGCTATCATTACAATAGCTAGCTTGTTGGCTAGTAAACCAGTAACAGATTGGCCTGGGGTCTATGACTCTATTGGTTTCGGGAATGAAGATAACAAAGAAGTGGATACCACAAGAAAGATATTGCTATATAGCTACTATGATCTTCCATATTATCCACGGCTTTGCCTATTGCACCTAGGCATATACCCCGAAGATTATGAGATAAAAAAGGACACTTTAATTTGGAAGTGGGTGGCTGAAGGATATGTCCGTGAGGAACCAGGAAAAGGATTATTTGAGGTTGGAGAGAGATACTTCAACATGCTCATAGACAGAAGCATGATCCAGGCAGTGGAGAGGCCATATCACAGCATCATATATGCTTGTCGTGTGCATGATTTGGTACTTGATATGATTCATTTTCTTTCAGAAGACGAAAGTTTTGTTACTGCATCGAACAGTAACATGACATCTCCACGTACCACTTCTCGTAGGTTGGCCATAAATAATGAAATCATAGAGCAGGATGGATCTGTCGCTAACATGAGCATGAAGCAGGTGAGGTTATATAGTGCCACCATGTGTCACTTTAGTACGTTGCCAGTGCTTTCAAACTTTAAAGCTCTACGTGTGTTGGCTTTAGAAGACTGCACTTTCATGGGAAGTGAGcgctctgtgaagccggaagattctCCTTATCATCTTAATTATCTTGGGAGGCTGATTCACCTGAGGTACCTTGGGTTCTCAGACCGGCTGGTTGGGTTCTCCCTGCCTGGGATCTCCATGCCGCTTATCTTAGAGGTCCCTGAAGAAATAGGGGATTTAAGGTTTTTGCAAGTACTGGACTTGGGCAGAACTGGCATTAAAAAACTGCCTCAAACTGTTGGTCGGCTAACGCAATTGAAGTGCCTGCGCTTTGGCGGTTCCAGTATGGAGGTGTTGGACTGCACGAATTTAACATCCCTAGAAGAGCTACAGTTGCACCTTGCCTCTCCAGATTTTCTGAAAGGGCTTGCCAAGCTAAAGGAGTTGAGAAAGTTTAGCCTACACTTTGAAGAGGAGCACGGTAATATGTTGTTCAAAGATTTGATGGGACATGTTGCCAATCTACAAAAACTTCAAGTCATAATGGTTACTTGTAGGCATCGACCGTATCCTCAGCCTTGGTCCGATTACACTGGCTCTGTGACCCTTGGGCACCTCCGTCATCTGACAGTGAATGGCCTGCTTCCTGGGCTACCAGTGTGGATTAACTCCTCATGCCTCCCGAACctctgccacttgtatatggaactGACGGCTATGAAATCGCAGGATATGGAGATCCTCGGGAGATTCTCAGAGCTCATTACTCTCACCGTTCTTCTCTATGATTACATGGCTTTTCCTAACGCCATGGAGGAGGGTGCATTCCCCAAGTTGAGATACTTGGAACTGAAGAATTTTAACCAACCCAGATTTGTACTGGGAGCAATGTCCAGCCTTGAGTGTTTTAGGATAATAATCGGCCTGGAAGGGACCAATGGCTGGGACTTCCATAGCCTGGTGAACCTCCCTCGTCTTGAGAAAGTTGATGCTGAAATCCTAGGCAACACTACCATGGGTATCAACGAAGACGAGTTGCAGGCACATGAGTCGTTGAAGCAGGCACATGCATCGTTGAAGCATGCAGTTGAGATCCATCCCAATCATCCCGCACTCAAG TTGCAGATTTATCATAGTTGA